GTGAGTTCAAGGTTGAGGCGAACGTAGGAAAGCCTCAGGTTGCCTACCGCGAATGCATCACGGGGACTACCGAGCACCGCGAGAAACTCGTCAAACAAACCGGTGGCAAAGGCATGTTCGCTGACGTAGCGATCCGCCTTGAGCCCGGTGAGCGCGGCTCCGGCATTCAGTTCACCGACGAGATCAAAGGAGGGGTGATCCCTCGCGAGTTCATCCCGTCCGTTGAGAAAGGTGTGCGCGATGCTGCCGAGGCTGGGCCACTCGCTGGCTTCCCGGTTCTCGACGTGAGGGTCACGCTTTTCGACGGATCGTTCCACGAAGTGGACTCCAACGACGTGGCCTTCAAGATCGCGGGTTCGATGGCATTCCGTGCGGGTGTGAGGGCGGCGTCGCCCCAGCTCCTCGAGCCGATGATGGACGTGGAAGTCGTCACGCCAGAAGACTTCATGGGCGATGTGATCGGGGACCTCAATTCAAGGCGCGGTCATGTGCAGGGTATGGCGCAGCGATCGGGTGCCCAGGTGATCAACGCCATGGTTCCCCTTGCTCAAATGTTTGGTTACTCCACGGCGCTGCGTTCGAAGACCCAGGGTCGTGCAACTTATACGATGAAATTCTCCCATTACGAAATCGTGCCGAAACAGGTCGAAGACCAGATTCTGCAACGGATTGGGGGCTTCATCTCGTACTGAATTTAGGAAGTGTAAATCCCATGGGCAAATGCCTTTGAGAAATGCAAAAAATCAACTTGATCTGGTGAATTTGGTCCTGTATGGTCCGCCTCCGCTTCGACGGGGGCTTTGTCCTACAAGCGGGCCCCTTAGTGGATATGCCGACATAACGGCGAATTGAAGAGTGGAGTGGTCATGGCAAGCGATAAAATTCGCATTAAATTGAAAGCGTACGATTACAGGCTGCTTGATGCATCGGCCGCAGAAATCGTGGACACGGCAAAGCGCACGGGCGCCAAAGTCGCTGGCCCTATTCCTCTGCCGACACAGATCAGTCGCTGGACAGTGTTGCGCGGTCCTTTCATCGACAAGAAGTCGCGTGAGCAGTTTGAGATGCGCACGCACAAGCGTCTTCTCGATATCCTGGACCCCACGCAGCAGACTCTGGACGCACTGATGCGCTTGGATCTTTCCGAAGGTGTTGACGTAGAGATCAAGACCTGAGGATTCACAATAACTCTCTTTCGCCCGTCCAAGCAGTAAATAGGGCGGCGCAGGAGGCAGGTAAATGAATATTGACGTATTTAATCTTGAAAACAAGAAGACGGGCTCTCTTGAGCTCGACGACGCGATCTTCGGCGCAGAAGTTCGCGAGCACCTCTTCTGGGAAGTTGTAAACTGGCAGCGCGCTCGTCGCCGCGCCGGTACCCAGAAGGTTAAGGTTCGCTCGGAAGTCCGCGGTGGTGGACGCAAGCCGTTCAAACAAAAAGGCACCGGTCGCGCTCGTCAGGGCTCGAACCGTGCAGCCCAGTTCCCAGGTGGTGGTACCAT
This Microvenator marinus DNA region includes the following protein-coding sequences:
- the rpsJ gene encoding 30S ribosomal protein S10; protein product: MASDKIRIKLKAYDYRLLDASAAEIVDTAKRTGAKVAGPIPLPTQISRWTVLRGPFIDKKSREQFEMRTHKRLLDILDPTQQTLDALMRLDLSEGVDVEIKT